The following coding sequences are from one Streptomyces sp. TLI_235 window:
- a CDS encoding drug/metabolite transporter (DMT)-like permease codes for MASRSRSGSVGAVPDSRRTDLVLLLVAIVWGSSYLAAKSATGAAPVLVVLFARYALSALAALAVIAAGAALRGRTARTAAAAGAAAGFRRAELRYGSVLGLTQAAVLAIETYGVAHTSAANAGLIISLTIVLTPFLDRTGGRGPLPGRFFAAAGVCVLAVGLLMSGTGLHTPGLGDLLMLAAAVVRAGHVALVGRLTTGRDLRPLHLTAVQTVVGAVVFAAPAATGLSTLGHASTATWGALLHLALFCSVFAFLAQTWAVQRSSASRASLLLGTEPVWAVAVGIGLGGERLTAPAALGAVLMVAGTYWGQSVERAHRTAPRPATDSPTPATARA; via the coding sequence TTGGCTTCACGGTCGCGCTCCGGCAGCGTGGGGGCCGTGCCTGATTCCCGCCGTACCGACCTGGTCCTGCTGCTCGTGGCGATCGTCTGGGGTTCCAGCTACCTCGCCGCGAAGTCCGCGACCGGAGCAGCCCCCGTCCTCGTCGTCCTGTTCGCGCGCTACGCGCTCTCCGCGCTCGCGGCCCTCGCCGTGATCGCCGCCGGCGCGGCCCTCCGCGGGCGCACAGCCCGCACGGCCGCCGCCGCGGGCGCCGCCGCGGGATTCCGGCGGGCCGAGCTGCGGTACGGGTCGGTGCTCGGCCTCACCCAGGCGGCCGTCCTGGCGATCGAGACGTACGGGGTGGCGCACACCAGCGCCGCCAACGCCGGTCTGATCATCAGCCTCACGATCGTCCTCACCCCGTTCCTCGACCGCACCGGCGGACGCGGCCCGCTGCCGGGCAGGTTCTTCGCCGCCGCCGGCGTCTGCGTGCTGGCCGTCGGACTCCTGATGTCCGGCACCGGACTCCACACCCCTGGCCTCGGCGACCTGCTCATGCTCGCCGCGGCCGTCGTCCGCGCCGGGCACGTCGCCCTGGTCGGCAGGCTCACCACCGGACGCGACCTGCGCCCGCTGCACCTGACGGCCGTGCAGACCGTCGTCGGCGCCGTGGTGTTCGCCGCCCCCGCCGCCACCGGGCTGTCCACCCTCGGCCACGCCTCCACCGCCACCTGGGGCGCCCTCCTGCACCTCGCCCTGTTCTGCAGCGTCTTCGCCTTCCTGGCCCAGACCTGGGCCGTGCAGCGCAGCTCCGCCAGCCGGGCCAGCCTGCTGCTCGGCACCGAACCGGTCTGGGCGGTCGCCGTCGGCATCGGCCTCGGCGGCGAACGACTGACCGCCCCGGCCGCCCTCGGCGCCGTCCTCATGGTCGCCGGCACCTACTGGGGCCAGTCCGTCGAACGCGCCCACCGCACCGCACCACGGCCCGCCACCGACAGCCCCACCCCCGCGACAGCCCGCGCCTGA